In Acidobacteriota bacterium, a genomic segment contains:
- a CDS encoding serine hydroxymethyltransferase, translating to MYHATPHILRTLADVDPDVAKAIADETTRQNLGLELIASENFASAAVMAAAGSVMTNKYAEGYPGKRYYGGCEFVDVAETLALQRAGALFGAEHANVQPHSGAQANMAVMLSYLQPGDTILGMNLAHGGHLTHGHPLNFSGKLYKVVPYGVRQEDERLDYDELERLAHEHKPKLIVVGASAYPRVIDFERIGKVARDTGARMLTDMAHIAGLVAGGVHPSPVPHSDYVTTTTHKTLRGPRGGLILSRAEYAKDIDRSVFPGVQGGPLMHIIAAKAVCFREALEPNFRAYQAQVAANARRLAQSLHDEGFRLVSGGTDNHLMLVDVFSKGITGKQAEAALGHAGITVNKNAIPFDKNPPMVASGIRIGTPAVTTRGMTEAEMDRIADLISEALRAPDDTAVLASVKGQVEELCREFPLYPPPA from the coding sequence ATGTATCACGCCACGCCCCACATCCTTCGCACGCTGGCCGATGTCGATCCCGACGTCGCCAAGGCGATCGCCGACGAAACCACGCGCCAGAACCTCGGCCTCGAGCTCATCGCCTCGGAGAACTTCGCGAGCGCCGCCGTGATGGCCGCCGCCGGCTCGGTGATGACCAACAAGTACGCCGAGGGATACCCCGGCAAGCGGTACTACGGCGGATGCGAGTTCGTCGATGTCGCCGAAACGCTGGCGCTCCAGCGCGCGGGCGCGCTGTTCGGCGCCGAGCATGCCAACGTGCAGCCGCACTCGGGCGCGCAGGCCAACATGGCCGTGATGCTGTCGTACCTGCAGCCGGGCGACACCATCCTCGGCATGAACCTGGCGCACGGCGGGCACCTCACGCACGGACATCCGCTCAACTTCTCCGGCAAGCTGTACAAGGTCGTCCCGTACGGCGTGCGCCAGGAGGATGAGCGCCTCGACTACGACGAACTGGAGCGGCTCGCGCACGAGCACAAGCCGAAGCTGATCGTCGTCGGCGCGAGCGCGTATCCACGCGTCATCGATTTCGAACGCATCGGGAAGGTGGCGCGAGACACCGGCGCGCGCATGCTCACCGACATGGCGCACATCGCCGGTCTCGTGGCGGGCGGCGTCCACCCGAGTCCGGTGCCGCACAGCGACTACGTCACCACCACCACGCACAAGACGCTGCGTGGGCCGCGTGGCGGTCTCATCCTGTCACGCGCCGAGTACGCGAAGGACATCGATCGCTCGGTGTTCCCCGGCGTGCAGGGCGGACCGCTGATGCACATCATCGCGGCCAAGGCGGTGTGCTTCCGCGAAGCGCTCGAGCCCAACTTCCGCGCGTATCAGGCGCAGGTGGCCGCCAACGCGCGCCGGCTGGCGCAGTCGCTGCACGACGAGGGGTTCCGGCTCGTGAGCGGCGGTACCGACAACCACCTGATGCTTGTCGACGTGTTCTCGAAGGGCATCACCGGCAAGCAGGCGGAAGCCGCGCTCGGACATGCCGGCATCACCGTCAACAAGAACGCGATCCCGTTCGACAAGAATCCGCCGATGGTCGCGTCGGGCATCAGGATTGGCACGCCCGCCGTCACCACGCGCGGGATGACGGAGGCCGAGATGGATCGCATCGCCGACCTCATCTCCGAGGCGCTGCGCGCTCCAGACGACACGGCGGTGCTGGCCTCGGTCAAGGGCCAGGTGGAAGAACTGTGCCGGGAGTTCCCGCTGTATCCGCCCCCGGCCTGA
- a CDS encoding ATP-dependent DNA helicase, translating to MPGVPAVSAPGLIDGVRRVLGSGGALASVLDGFEPRQSQQQMADAVARVVSDGGVLMAEAGTGTGKTLAYLVPALLSGRKVLVSTGTRNLQQQLIDKDVPILQRALGPFRAACMKGRGNYLCLHRFEQTLHDDRPRDDETRVAMTLIEHWAPRTQTGDRAELADLPEELPFWHGISATTENCLGSDCPRFSDCFVTRMRQEAADADLVIVNHHLLCADAAVRRHSFGAVIPECQVGIVDEAHQLEDVATQYFGLSVSSYRVEQLFADAAAIRTSPLFVPREEAEAVARAIEALSVSSRAFFLDLQTRRPGVRQSGDQGSTLLDERLRVTGDVLAEAAGESGLQLIDALTSLEESLTLIKDAPEDLRSIARRAGELRDDLRFLLRAEQEEYVYFLEIRGRHVALRAAPIDVSHIIRDVLIDKLPSLVLTSATLSIGGSFAYMRARLGVGESLEVRVPSEFDYRTQALVYLPRRMPDPRTPAYGEAFADEAARLLTASEGRAFLLFTSYAALRDAHARLSTRLPYPMLVQGTMPRGVLIEQFRRTPNAVLFGTSSFWQGVDVVGEALSCVVIDRIPFASPGDPVVAARIESLQRRGIDAFAGFQVPLAILTLLQGVGRLIRHRQDRGVIALLDPRLQSMGYGRRFLNALPPAPVTRRPEDVPRFFANNQQTLT from the coding sequence GTGCCGGGAGTTCCCGCTGTATCCGCCCCCGGCCTGATCGACGGCGTACGGCGCGTCCTCGGCAGCGGGGGCGCGCTGGCGTCGGTGCTCGACGGGTTCGAGCCGCGCCAGAGCCAGCAGCAGATGGCGGACGCCGTGGCCCGCGTCGTCTCCGACGGCGGCGTGCTCATGGCGGAAGCCGGGACGGGCACCGGCAAGACGCTCGCGTATCTCGTGCCGGCCCTGCTCTCGGGCCGGAAGGTGCTGGTGTCCACCGGCACGCGCAATCTCCAGCAGCAACTGATCGACAAGGACGTGCCGATCCTCCAGCGCGCGCTCGGGCCGTTTCGTGCCGCGTGCATGAAGGGGCGTGGCAACTACCTGTGCCTCCATCGCTTCGAGCAGACCCTGCACGACGACAGGCCGCGCGACGATGAGACGCGCGTCGCGATGACGCTGATCGAGCACTGGGCGCCGCGCACGCAGACAGGGGATCGCGCGGAGCTGGCCGATCTGCCGGAAGAACTGCCCTTCTGGCATGGCATCTCCGCGACGACCGAGAACTGCCTCGGATCCGACTGTCCGCGCTTCAGTGACTGCTTCGTGACGCGCATGCGGCAGGAGGCCGCCGACGCCGACCTCGTCATCGTGAACCATCACCTGCTGTGCGCCGACGCCGCCGTGCGTCGCCACTCGTTCGGCGCGGTGATCCCCGAATGCCAGGTGGGCATCGTCGACGAGGCGCACCAGCTCGAAGACGTGGCCACGCAGTACTTCGGGCTGAGCGTCAGCAGCTATCGCGTGGAGCAGCTGTTCGCCGACGCGGCGGCGATCAGGACGTCGCCGCTGTTCGTGCCGCGCGAGGAGGCCGAAGCGGTCGCGCGCGCGATCGAAGCACTCAGCGTGTCGTCACGCGCGTTCTTCCTCGACCTGCAGACACGTCGGCCGGGCGTGCGGCAGTCGGGTGACCAGGGCAGCACGCTCTTGGACGAGCGCCTGCGCGTCACCGGCGACGTGCTGGCAGAAGCCGCCGGCGAGAGCGGCCTGCAGCTCATCGACGCACTCACGTCACTCGAGGAATCGCTCACGCTGATCAAGGACGCGCCGGAGGATCTCCGCTCGATCGCCAGGCGTGCGGGCGAGCTGCGCGACGACCTGCGGTTCCTGCTGCGCGCCGAGCAGGAGGAGTACGTCTACTTCCTCGAGATCCGCGGACGCCATGTGGCGCTGCGCGCAGCCCCCATCGACGTCTCGCACATCATCCGCGACGTGCTCATCGACAAGCTGCCGTCGCTCGTGCTGACGTCGGCCACCCTGTCGATCGGAGGATCGTTTGCGTACATGCGCGCCAGGCTCGGCGTGGGCGAATCGCTCGAGGTGCGCGTGCCGTCGGAGTTCGACTACCGCACGCAGGCGCTCGTCTATCTCCCGCGACGCATGCCAGACCCTCGCACGCCGGCGTATGGCGAGGCGTTCGCCGACGAGGCGGCGCGGCTGCTGACGGCAAGCGAGGGCCGCGCGTTCCTGCTCTTCACGAGCTACGCCGCGCTGCGCGACGCGCACGCGCGCCTGTCCACGCGACTGCCCTACCCCATGCTCGTGCAGGGGACGATGCCGCGGGGAGTGCTGATCGAGCAGTTCCGCCGCACGCCGAACGCGGTGCTGTTCGGCACGTCGAGTTTCTGGCAGGGCGTCGACGTCGTGGGCGAGGCGTTGAGCTGCGTGGTGATCGACAGGATTCCGTTCGCCTCACCAGGCGACCCCGTCGTCGCCGCGCGGATCGAGTCGCTCCAGCGCCGCGGGATCGACGCGTTTGCCGGCTTCCAGGTGCCGCTGGCGATTCTCACGCTGCTGCAGGGTGTGGGACGCCTCATCCGCCACCGCCAGGATCGCGGCGTCATCGCGCTGCTCGACCCTCGGCTGCAGTCGATGGGCTACGGCCGCAGGTTCCTGAACGCGCTGCCCCCGGCCCCTGTGACGCGACGTCCCGAAGACGTGCCCCGCTTCTTCGCGAACAATCAGCAGACGCTTACGTGA
- a CDS encoding DUF885 domain-containing protein: MRKSVIVWAWVGLVAVAGCREAVSRGDAGQTIAQRELAALLEREWEWRLRESPQMATAVGEHRYDDQLSRESIADEERRAADTREFLDALGGVHRDALPAADRVTIDMLRAELEDRLAAFRFREYLVPINADSGFHSSFALLPQATRFADARDYDNYIARLRAFPRYVDEHIVRMREGLKAGITVPKVALAGVDTAIGPLMPADPTASPLFAPFRTLPSTLGEADRTRLDAEGRAAIAEAVTPAYARFRDFLSAEYIPGARESIAASTLPDGAAYYQHLVTRFTTLPLTADEVHEIGLAEVAKIRAEMDTVMRSTGFTGDFSAFLTMLRTDRRFYPKTGEELLKEGSWIAKRMDARLPSLFGRLPRQPYGVAPVPDYLAPKYTAGRYSGNPPDGTEPGYYWLNTYALETRPLYNLEALTLHEAVPGHHLQIALANEATDMPAFRRYSYISAFGEGWGLYSEWLGIEAGFYTDPYSNFGRLTYAMWRAARLVVDTGLHVKGWTRQQAIDYLAANTALSLHECTTETDRYISWPGQALSYKIGELKIRELRARAEEALGPAFDRRRFHDAVLANGSVPLPVLEQEIDAFIAREREVAESAQPTARQ; encoded by the coding sequence ATGCGCAAGTCCGTGATCGTCTGGGCGTGGGTCGGGCTGGTGGCCGTGGCCGGGTGTCGCGAGGCGGTGTCGCGTGGCGACGCTGGGCAGACGATCGCGCAGCGTGAGCTGGCGGCACTACTCGAACGCGAGTGGGAGTGGCGGCTGCGCGAATCGCCGCAGATGGCCACCGCCGTCGGCGAGCATCGCTACGACGATCAGTTGTCACGTGAGTCGATCGCCGACGAGGAGCGGCGTGCGGCAGACACGCGGGAATTCCTCGATGCGCTCGGAGGCGTCCACCGCGACGCACTGCCGGCCGCCGATCGCGTCACCATCGACATGCTGCGCGCGGAGCTCGAGGATCGGCTTGCGGCCTTCAGGTTCCGCGAGTACCTCGTGCCGATCAACGCGGACTCCGGGTTCCATTCCAGCTTCGCGTTGCTGCCGCAGGCGACGCGCTTCGCCGACGCGCGCGACTACGACAACTACATCGCCCGCCTGCGCGCATTCCCGCGCTACGTGGACGAGCACATCGTGCGCATGCGCGAAGGCCTGAAGGCCGGCATCACCGTTCCGAAGGTGGCACTGGCCGGCGTCGACACGGCGATCGGCCCGCTGATGCCCGCCGATCCGACGGCGAGTCCGTTGTTCGCACCGTTCAGGACATTGCCGTCGACGCTCGGCGAGGCAGACCGTACGCGCCTCGATGCCGAAGGCCGCGCCGCGATCGCCGAAGCCGTCACGCCGGCGTACGCACGCTTTCGCGACTTCCTGAGCGCGGAGTACATCCCGGGTGCGCGCGAGTCGATCGCCGCCAGCACGCTGCCCGACGGCGCCGCCTACTATCAGCACCTCGTCACGCGCTTCACGACGCTGCCGCTCACCGCCGACGAGGTCCACGAGATCGGCCTTGCCGAAGTGGCGAAGATCCGCGCCGAGATGGACACCGTGATGCGCAGTACGGGCTTCACCGGCGACTTCTCGGCATTCCTCACGATGCTGCGGACAGACCGGCGGTTCTATCCGAAGACCGGCGAGGAACTCCTGAAGGAGGGCTCGTGGATCGCCAAGCGCATGGACGCAAGGCTGCCGTCGCTGTTCGGACGCCTTCCGCGTCAGCCCTACGGCGTGGCGCCGGTGCCCGACTATCTCGCGCCGAAGTACACGGCGGGCAGGTACAGCGGCAATCCGCCAGACGGTACCGAGCCCGGCTACTACTGGCTCAACACGTACGCGCTCGAGACGCGTCCGCTCTACAACCTCGAAGCGCTCACGCTGCACGAGGCGGTGCCCGGCCATCACCTGCAGATCGCGCTCGCCAACGAGGCGACGGACATGCCTGCCTTCCGGCGCTACAGCTACATCTCCGCGTTCGGCGAAGGCTGGGGACTCTACTCCGAGTGGCTCGGCATCGAGGCGGGCTTCTACACCGATCCCTACAGCAACTTCGGACGCCTCACGTACGCGATGTGGCGCGCGGCGCGCCTCGTCGTCGACACGGGGTTGCACGTGAAGGGCTGGACGCGCCAGCAGGCGATCGACTACCTGGCGGCCAACACGGCACTCTCGCTGCACGAGTGCACCACCGAGACCGATCGCTACATCTCGTGGCCGGGACAGGCGCTGTCCTACAAGATCGGCGAGCTCAAGATCCGCGAACTGCGCGCGCGCGCCGAGGAGGCACTCGGTCCGGCGTTCGATCGCCGGCGCTTCCACGATGCGGTGCTCGCCAACGGATCCGTGCCACTGCCGGTCCTCGAACAGGAAATCGACGCGTTCATCGCGCGCGAGCGCGAAGTGGCCGAGAGCGCGCAGCCGACCGCGCGACAGTGA
- a CDS encoding YggS family pyridoxal phosphate-dependent enzyme, giving the protein MSTHAPDSGLAERLAAIRQRVASAASRSGRPAEAVRLVAVSKTFGADMVRAAFAAGQIDFGENRVQEALAKQAETADLPIRWHLIGPLQSNKANKVPGAFASVQSVHDADLLTRLSRAATAKGVVLPVLIQVDLAHEATKSGLDEADLRTTLAHARTLDGVRVEGLMLLPPYAANPEDVRPWFRRLRTLRDTLLAEGTPPHQLRELSMGMSHDFDVAIEEGATMVRVGSAIFGQR; this is encoded by the coding sequence GTGAGCACGCACGCGCCGGACTCCGGGCTGGCCGAGCGGCTCGCCGCCATCCGGCAGCGTGTGGCCAGCGCCGCCAGCAGGAGCGGACGGCCCGCCGAGGCCGTCCGTCTGGTGGCTGTCAGCAAGACGTTCGGCGCGGACATGGTCCGCGCCGCGTTTGCCGCCGGTCAGATCGACTTCGGTGAGAATCGCGTGCAGGAAGCGCTCGCCAAACAGGCCGAGACGGCAGACCTGCCGATCCGCTGGCATCTCATCGGTCCCCTTCAGTCCAACAAGGCCAACAAGGTCCCCGGCGCGTTCGCGTCCGTGCAGTCGGTGCACGATGCCGATCTGCTGACGCGCCTGTCGCGCGCCGCCACGGCGAAGGGCGTCGTGCTGCCCGTGCTGATTCAGGTCGACCTGGCGCACGAGGCGACCAAGTCTGGTCTCGACGAGGCAGACCTGCGCACCACGCTCGCGCACGCGCGTACGCTCGACGGTGTCCGTGTGGAGGGGCTGATGCTCCTGCCGCCGTACGCGGCCAATCCGGAAGACGTTCGCCCCTGGTTCCGGCGACTGCGCACCCTGCGCGACACACTGCTCGCCGAAGGCACCCCGCCGCACCAATTGCGCGAGCTCTCGATGGGGATGTCGCATGACTTCGACGTCGCCATCGAGGAAGGTGCGACGATGGTCCGCGTCGGCTCCGCGATCTTCGGCCAGAGGTAG
- a CDS encoding tetratricopeptide repeat protein, with product MSAFTFGARIVGAAALAVALIVAGVPASAQTTGQVKGKVVDGKGQPVDKAAVTIEFKGGVNLTREVKTNKKGEFIQVGLQPGPYLITIKHEKGVAEDQVQVGLGSSAELNFTVTPPATGMSPEETAFRKLFDEGVQASGAKDHDGAIAKFTEAAGMQADCYACYVNLGAAHYEKKELDKAEAAFKKAAELRPDESQPVRMLADLYNATGRREEAAAMATKAAALGAASGGGSAQDSYNQGVILWNAGKIAEAKAQFEASIKADPNYAEANYWLGMANLNGGNMPEAIKYFENYLKLAPSGANAAQAKGVLDSIKPKE from the coding sequence ATGTCAGCATTCACGTTCGGCGCACGCATCGTCGGGGCTGCCGCGCTCGCAGTCGCACTCATCGTGGCAGGCGTTCCCGCCTCCGCGCAGACGACAGGACAGGTCAAGGGCAAGGTCGTCGACGGCAAGGGGCAACCGGTCGACAAGGCCGCGGTGACCATCGAGTTCAAGGGCGGCGTCAACCTGACGCGTGAGGTCAAGACCAACAAGAAGGGCGAGTTCATCCAGGTCGGCCTCCAGCCCGGGCCGTACCTGATCACGATCAAGCACGAGAAGGGTGTCGCGGAGGACCAGGTGCAGGTTGGCCTCGGAAGCAGCGCCGAGCTCAATTTCACCGTCACGCCCCCCGCCACCGGGATGTCTCCCGAGGAGACGGCGTTCCGCAAGCTGTTCGACGAGGGCGTGCAGGCGTCGGGCGCGAAGGATCACGACGGTGCGATCGCCAAGTTCACCGAGGCCGCGGGCATGCAGGCCGACTGCTACGCCTGCTACGTGAACCTCGGCGCCGCGCACTACGAGAAGAAGGAACTCGACAAGGCGGAAGCGGCGTTCAAGAAGGCCGCCGAACTCCGTCCTGACGAGTCCCAGCCGGTCCGGATGCTCGCCGATCTGTACAACGCGACTGGCAGGCGCGAGGAAGCCGCGGCGATGGCCACCAAGGCGGCGGCGCTGGGTGCGGCGTCCGGCGGCGGATCCGCGCAGGACAGCTACAACCAGGGCGTGATCCTGTGGAACGCGGGCAAGATCGCCGAGGCCAAGGCGCAGTTCGAGGCCTCCATCAAGGCCGACCCGAACTACGCCGAGGCCAACTACTGGCTCGGGATGGCCAACCTCAATGGCGGCAACATGCCGGAGGCCATCAAGTACTTCGAGAACTACCTGAAGCTGGCGCCCAGCGGCGCGAACGCTGCGCAGGCCAAGGGTGTGCTCGACTCCATCAAGCCGAAGGAGTGA